The Acropora muricata isolate sample 2 chromosome 7, ASM3666990v1, whole genome shotgun sequence genomic interval tattaattttaacaacGGTCAACAAGATGAACTCTTCAGCTGTTGAACAAAAGGAATTAATGCAAACTTACAGCTAAATCGATGCCTTTGTCTTGCGCCATCTTCTTTGCAAATGGACTGGCAAACACTCTACCTCCTGATGCTACCGTGGGTGAGGGGGTCGGGGGTGAAACAGCAGCTACtggtggtggtggtgggggAGTTTGTGTTGGGGGAGGTGGTGGGAGAGTTTCAGTTGGGGGAGCCGGTGGCATTTCAGCTTCTGAAGGCTTCTCCTtaagaaaataaggaaaaaaggtAAGAGGCCTTGTACTTTAAAATCTTATAAGATCCCATAACTATTGCTGAGTAAGATGAGGATAACCTAAGGCATAACAATTCCCAAAAGGCATGGGATGGCATCAAATTAATGATTAAGTGCTTTCTCAACTGCtaaattcatttaaaatttcttACAACTACTGATGCTGCATCCTCTTCAGCAACAAAGTCTTTAAAAGAATCAACATCTTCTTTGTTCTCCACTATGATGCAAAGTAGTTTTCCAATGGGTACATCTTTGCTTCCCGCTGGCAGAATAATCTTTGCGAGGAAACCTTCTTCTGGAGTCTCAAATTCCATTGTTGCTTTATCAGTCTCAATTTGGGCCAAGAGATCCCCTTCACCCAGCTCATCTCCTTCTTGTTTCTCCCAACTGACAATTGTTCCTAACTCCATTGTTGGAGACAATGCTGGTAACATGACTTTTGTGTGAGCAGGGAGGTCTACAATAACAAAGCAGTTTAGATTCAGTGTTAATGGAAACAATAACTCTATAGGTTTTGGATTAGCagcaagcatttaatacagtgtTGTATTGTGCATATTGATTTTTCTCTAATTGTAGCTACTGTGAGATAAACTGTGCCCAACATTAAACACAAATGTTCCAAACCTTGCAACAACAAGATGCAGAAAGTAGAATTCAGATCTACCAGATATGCAATACAGCATATTAATTTCTTAACAACCTTAAGTTTGTCAAACCATCATTCGAGGATGACAACACTTAATGAtagacaataaaattaataagaaaacattgttaaCTTACTCTCTGAACTGAGCCATCGAACACCATATTTGAGAAGATCTGAATGCTGCACAGGACCACAACCAATAATTGTACCTCTGATAAGGAAAgatgtagtaataataatttagagtttattttcattttatgacTTTGATTCTTATTCATATGCATGGCCAGTAATGAACTTAAGACAAGTTGAGGCTTTTTTGGAACCCATGAACACACAATATTTATTTGGatcataactataataataataatactgccTAGTTAAAAAATCTAACAATTTCAATAACATTTCAATGATAAACACTGTTGTTTAAAAATGACCTGATCTCTATTTCTAGTAATGAAAGAACTATAGAAGGTTTCGTTGTAAATCTCAACTTAAAAACCACATACACACGTTCCAATGCTGCCAAGAAGTATATCAATACTATTAAAAGTCATACATATTTTGTACTTCATCAACATCATGATCATTAAAGAATTCATTACGTAACAAACAACGCTTTATCTTAGCAGCAGGAAATTACGTTAAAGCGCAAATGAAACAGCATACTAGAAACAATTTGCGGCATAAGTTTCTGATAATGTTTACACCCAATCAACTGAACTAGTGGTCAGCGCGTTGAGGTAGTGTTTGACATCGTCGCATTACGGAAACAAACTTACCTCGCGCACCAAATCACCGGGGTCCGTCTTTCAGTCAGTGTTCGTACCTTGCAAACAGTTGACCGAAGAGCTATGAAACTCTCTCTCCGTCCTAAATAACCGACCATACGTCTTGCAGAGAGCATTTTCGAGTACCCCCAGGCCTTCAATCTGTTATCATACCACAGTCCACCACCTGCAGCTCCATacatatatgagtaaggaagtGTCCAAAGCCATATCCCATCGACCATAGCAGCGGCGTGGAAGCTTGGTGGAGTAGAAGAACAAGGTTACCTTGGAAATAGAAAATGGCGGCAATATATTGTTGTTGACGTTCAAGCAGTAATTATGATTTTTCTGTAAACGTGTTGCTAACATTTTTGAATAAATGATGGCTGCGCGTCAAGTAACAGCTTATCTAGATAGGCACCGCATTGGAGCATTATTTGAGGTAATGACCTGTCCATCGAACATACGATTGTTCAGATCGACGAATGAAAAGTTATGAGTCGAATATGAATTTCTGCATTCAAAATTCTTTGGACCTGCGCAGGGGGTGGGGATCTTCGTGAGTTCATGTTTCAGGAAaagtaaatttgaaattttttttcgaaatgCAGTCTGGGGTTACTAAATATTAGTTTTAACCCAGGTTCTTGAAAATTCTCATACAATAATAAACCTTAGAACACTTTTCCTGCCAAAGGTTAATCGCTGCAGAATATTTTATTGCAATGAGTCACCTGCggactttattattattgactttTACTGGAGAGTAGAATATCTCCATGGCAAATCTTGATGCTGCTTAGCTTTAATTTGAATTCGATCTAGATTTGTTTGTCAATTTATTTTGGATAATTCTAAAGGATCTGATGGCAAAGGTGATCAAGGACACTCCTGAAGAACCAATTGCGTATTTGATAAAGGTCCTGAAAAAGATGTGCCCTGATGGACAGCCAACAAAATATGATGTAAGTAtataaaatgaagcaaagatCATTTGTGACTTATAGTGAAAACAGCAGCAGGAACACACCTTGACAGTATACACTTGTAATTAAATTATCATGTGAAAAAATGAAAGCGAATGCTAGtagcaaaacaaataaaaacagaacTGTACTCTTTCAGGTCCCTCGGTCATCACTACCTCCTTCAGGCTCAACAAAATTTACAAGATCGATGGGTCTCAATGGAACGCCAATTTCACAGCATTTGGTTGATGAAGGTAAGTCAGCAACTGCTTAGATTTTGGTAAATTTAGAGCGTAAATTGCAAACTCTTTAATATATAGAGAATAATTCATGGGAGttcggagatatggaatttctcttctagTGTATAACTCATGATCTCACTCGTTCACTGCACTCACTTATGAGATGCGGAgttgaacactcaaagagaaattccacatcTCCAAATAACCATTTAttactttgtttattatataaacatcttactaacaagaaaaagCCAACTAAATTCCCATTTTAAAAGGAGGAGGCATTGCCATTCATTCGTGGCACTAAATAGAGTAAGTGACATGCCAGCAGAGtattggctatctcaaaaacATGAagattaaaattattgtaatttttcatgtgtgcTGATTCGCATTTTCTCAGCGGTAGAAATCCCTATAGTGATCCCtgagtttatataataaatttaaagagcagTTATTGCTAACAAATGCATGCATTCAAATTCTGAAACGACTATAGTAGTATATAATCTCATGAAGCATGCTGATGGTCATTCTGTAGTTCcagacaaataataataataataattgttgtttctCATGAACTATAGAACATCAtgatttttaaataataataattatctttattattgttattattactatgattattgttaatatatattattataaaaaatagaaaaatggaTAAGTTTGGAAAACGTTGCCTAGCAGCAACCAAGAGCAACTTTCAGTAAAccttcttttcttattttctttgctCGGACTATcgatatattttctttttgttttttcatcagtttccttttcactgaagaaaaataagaatgttCTTCTACTAGACCATCCTTACATTgaaaatttcttcattttagaATCCTTTGTTGATTAGTGTCCCCAATAAATTATAGTGGTTTGTAGCTGCTATCAGATCCGGACTATGAATTAAAGTTTCTATCCTCTCTTCCCCTGTCCTGTCCTGTGACCTGCACTCTGCTATCCTGTCCCATCAGTGTCTTGTCATATCCTGTTCTATTCTACCTAGGACAAAGTGTGTTAGCAAAGTCATGGGCTGGTCCTGACTCCCACAATCAAGGATCAAAGTATCGTCTTAGTGGTTCTTCCAAAGCTGGAAGAGATTATCCTCGACCTTGGCTGTCTGGATGCAAGCCAACTGGCAAGAGTGTTGAAGGCAAGGACAATTTGAGGCCACAGGCAAGAACAGGTACACTTAAATTCATTCCCTTTGACTATTAGTAATcatgcttttcttatgtttgtGTTATGTTATCTGTgctgttctttttctttattgttgtccCGTTTTCCATAAACTCCCTATGTTTCTGTCAAGACCACCTGACTTTATTGTATTTACCACATAAACTTacatttgcattttgttttataacacaTTTACAGCACACTCTCATAGTACCAATGAACGACCACCATGGAATGGCAAGACCGCAGTTCCCACTCATGACTTTGATGAATGGTTTAATA includes:
- the LOC136922037 gene encoding dihydrolipoyllysine-residue acetyltransferase component of pyruvate dehydrogenase complex, mitochondrial-like isoform X2, giving the protein MVDGIWLWTLPYSYMYGAAGGGLWYDNRLKAWGYSKMLSARRMVGYLGRRESFIALRSTVCKVRTLTERRTPVIWCARGTIIGCGPVQHSDLLKYGVRWLSSENLPAHTKVMLPALSPTMELGTIVSWEKQEGDELGEGDLLAQIETDKATMEFETPEEGFLAKIILPAGSKDVPIGKLLCIIVENKEDVDSFKDFVAEEDAASVVKPSEAEMPPAPPTETLPPPPPTQTPPPPPPVAAVSPPTPSPTVASGGRVFASPFAKKMAQDKGIDLASLQGSGPGGRVIAQDVSVAMPAIAATPTPVFAAGAEFMDIPLSNVRKVIAKRLLESKQTIPHYYLSVDIRMDDLLEVRKQLNEDSSGAYKLSVNDFVLKACALACKKVPEANSFWMTDFIRQHHNVDISVAVSAESGLITPIVFNADKKGLQEISSDINTLAVKARENKLQPHEFQGGTITVSNLGMFGVKNFSAIINPPQACILAVGKAEKQVLVDENSEKGYTTGTVMSVTLSCDHRVVDGAVGAQWLAAFKTYLEKPMTMLL
- the LOC136922037 gene encoding dihydrolipoyllysine-residue acetyltransferase component of pyruvate dehydrogenase complex, mitochondrial-like isoform X1: MVDGIWLWTLPYSYMYGAAGGGLWYDNRLKAWGYSKMLSARRMVGYLGRRESFIALRSTVCKVRTLTERRTPVIWCARGTIIGCGPVQHSDLLKYGVRWLSSENLPAHTKVMLPALSPTMELGTIVSWEKQEGDELGEGDLLAQIETDKATMEFETPEEGFLAKIILPAGSKDVPIGKLLCIIVENKEDVDSFKDFVAEEDAASVVEKPSEAEMPPAPPTETLPPPPPTQTPPPPPPVAAVSPPTPSPTVASGGRVFASPFAKKMAQDKGIDLASLQGSGPGGRVIAQDVSVAMPAIAATPTPVFAAGAEFMDIPLSNVRKVIAKRLLESKQTIPHYYLSVDIRMDDLLEVRKQLNEDSSGAYKLSVNDFVLKACALACKKVPEANSFWMTDFIRQHHNVDISVAVSAESGLITPIVFNADKKGLQEISSDINTLAVKARENKLQPHEFQGGTITVSNLGMFGVKNFSAIINPPQACILAVGKAEKQVLVDENSEKGYTTGTVMSVTLSCDHRVVDGAVGAQWLAAFKTYLEKPMTMLL